A single window of Brevundimonas naejangsanensis DNA harbors:
- a CDS encoding non-ribosomal peptide synthetase: MDDGRMAAVLEHPLTEAQSGLWFAQRLDPANPIFNTAHYLDIRGDLDVEAFRAAVDQTAAEAEALSLRFVERDGEVFQTLDPTHRPLLQIVDVSAAADPVAEAMAAMRRDHETPLDPTRDPLAANILFLMGPQRFLWSLRVHHLATDGFGMALLTNRVAELYNAARGGPAPGPVFNPIARVWDEDAAYRASDKRTADAAYWREIMGDAPEVASLAPGKATTAHRFHRIEHALPPEVTARLRARADAGRLSWPDVLTAIGAAYVRRFSGAEEAVIGVPWMGRMGNASARTPAMIMNVPPLRLTLDEDAPLDEQLVLASKALIKTRRHGRYRSEQLRRDLGLIGGARRLYGPLVNVLPFDLPPRFAGLDTTLKVLGTGPVDDISFTFRGDAAPALTLEVDANPDLYTLEEAAAHAERLAAFLTNALDAETLGEVPIATPQEAARELDAFNATAHPVPHTTLTALLEAAMKATPDAPALTFGDQTLTYAELDRRTAALASALAARGVGRESLVAVALPRSLELVIALVATLRAGGAYLPLDLEHPAERIAAIVRAAGPSVVLAHDDIGGAFGEALLAPAKWPLDGAAPAVAHAGEDAAYVIYTSGSTGDPKGVLVEHRAIVNRLLWMQAEYGIGAHTRILQKTPATFDVSVWEFFLALISGGELVVAPPGAHRDPAAIAGLIRRHAVTDLHFVPSMLSAFLADPAAKGITVAHVFCSGEELPAELRDRFHQTVSAELHNLYGPTEAAVDVSYWAAGPEDTSRPMPIGWPVWNTRLVILDERLRPVAPGMGGHLHLGGVQLARGYLNRPDLTEAAFIPDPHHPGQRLYRTGDVARRRADGAVVYLGRSDHQVKIRGLRIELGEIEAAVIASGLARETVVLAREDRPGERRLVAYLVPAEGYDPAALKAKLAARLPDYMVPAAIVALDALPTTSNGKLDRKALPAPVFEAAAGRPAETPTEKVIAELFAETLGRAEPAGADDDFFTLGGDSLLAVHLMMLIRERLGRDPGLGALFDRPRVAELAALIDAEALDFDNGLGVLIRLADGDPALAPLFLIHPAGGLSWGYRTLARALSPRRTVWGVQSPALDPDNALPDGIEALASVYVDQILALGAPGPVHIAGWSVGGIIAQAAAVELERRGVKVGLMAMLDSYPAECWRAEPEPDPVDALRALLAIAGYDPTQYPELRSRAAILAFLKAGDSALGGLPEAALDGVIRVVMDTNRLVREHHHKPFGGRTTHVRAALDHTERDLTPGLWRPYAADLDVVEVPFLHPQLTGPAATALIAPALDARMTAAEDTTR; the protein is encoded by the coding sequence ATGGACGACGGACGCATGGCGGCGGTGCTGGAACACCCGCTGACGGAAGCCCAATCCGGCCTGTGGTTCGCCCAGAGGCTGGACCCGGCCAACCCGATCTTCAACACGGCCCATTATCTCGACATCCGGGGCGATCTGGACGTCGAGGCCTTCCGCGCCGCCGTCGATCAGACCGCCGCCGAGGCCGAGGCGCTTTCGCTGCGTTTCGTCGAACGAGACGGCGAGGTGTTCCAGACCCTCGACCCGACCCATCGGCCTCTGCTTCAGATCGTCGACGTGTCCGCCGCCGCCGACCCGGTCGCCGAGGCCATGGCCGCCATGCGCCGCGACCATGAGACGCCGCTGGACCCGACGCGCGATCCGCTGGCCGCCAACATCCTGTTCCTGATGGGACCGCAACGCTTCCTGTGGAGCCTGCGCGTCCATCACCTGGCCACCGACGGCTTCGGCATGGCCCTGCTGACCAACCGCGTGGCCGAACTCTACAACGCCGCGCGCGGCGGCCCGGCGCCCGGCCCGGTCTTCAACCCCATCGCCAGGGTGTGGGACGAAGACGCCGCCTATCGCGCCTCGGACAAGCGCACGGCCGACGCCGCCTACTGGCGCGAGATCATGGGCGACGCGCCCGAGGTCGCTTCCCTGGCGCCCGGCAAGGCCACGACCGCCCACCGCTTCCACCGCATCGAACACGCTCTGCCGCCCGAGGTCACGGCCCGTCTGCGCGCCCGCGCCGACGCCGGACGCCTGTCATGGCCCGACGTGTTGACCGCCATCGGCGCCGCCTATGTTCGCCGTTTCTCGGGCGCGGAAGAGGCGGTGATCGGCGTGCCGTGGATGGGCCGGATGGGCAACGCCTCGGCGCGCACGCCCGCCATGATCATGAACGTCCCGCCGCTGCGCCTGACGCTGGACGAGGACGCGCCGCTGGACGAGCAGCTGGTCCTCGCCTCCAAGGCCCTGATCAAGACCCGCCGCCACGGTCGCTATCGCAGCGAGCAGTTGCGGCGCGACCTGGGCCTGATCGGCGGGGCGCGGCGTCTGTATGGGCCGCTGGTCAACGTCCTGCCGTTCGACCTGCCGCCGCGCTTTGCGGGACTGGACACCACGCTGAAGGTGCTGGGCACCGGCCCTGTCGACGACATCAGCTTCACCTTCCGTGGTGACGCTGCCCCGGCCCTGACGCTGGAAGTCGACGCCAACCCCGACCTCTATACGCTGGAGGAGGCTGCCGCCCACGCAGAGCGTCTGGCCGCCTTCCTGACGAACGCTCTGGACGCCGAAACGCTGGGCGAAGTCCCCATCGCCACGCCGCAAGAGGCCGCACGCGAACTGGACGCCTTCAACGCCACCGCCCATCCGGTTCCCCACACGACGCTGACCGCCCTGCTGGAGGCGGCCATGAAGGCGACGCCGGACGCCCCGGCGCTGACCTTCGGCGATCAGACCCTGACCTACGCCGAACTGGACCGCCGCACGGCGGCGCTGGCCTCGGCGCTGGCGGCGCGCGGCGTGGGGCGCGAAAGCCTCGTCGCCGTGGCCCTGCCGCGTTCGCTGGAGCTGGTGATCGCGCTCGTCGCGACCCTTCGCGCAGGCGGCGCCTATCTGCCGCTGGATCTGGAGCATCCGGCCGAGCGCATCGCCGCCATCGTCCGCGCCGCCGGTCCGAGCGTCGTCCTGGCCCATGACGACATCGGCGGCGCGTTTGGCGAGGCCCTGCTGGCGCCCGCCAAATGGCCGCTGGACGGGGCTGCGCCTGCCGTGGCGCACGCGGGCGAGGACGCGGCCTATGTCATCTACACCTCGGGGTCGACCGGGGATCCCAAGGGGGTGCTGGTCGAGCATCGGGCCATCGTCAACCGCCTGCTGTGGATGCAGGCCGAATACGGCATCGGCGCCCACACCCGCATCCTGCAGAAGACGCCCGCCACTTTCGACGTGTCTGTGTGGGAGTTCTTCCTGGCGCTGATTTCCGGCGGCGAACTGGTCGTGGCCCCGCCCGGCGCGCACCGCGATCCGGCCGCCATCGCCGGGCTGATCCGCCGCCATGCGGTCACCGACCTGCACTTCGTCCCCTCCATGCTGTCGGCCTTTCTGGCCGATCCGGCGGCCAAGGGGATCACGGTCGCCCACGTCTTCTGCAGCGGCGAGGAACTGCCCGCCGAACTGCGCGACCGTTTCCACCAGACGGTGAGCGCCGAACTGCACAACCTCTACGGCCCGACCGAGGCGGCGGTGGACGTCAGCTATTGGGCCGCCGGGCCGGAGGATACGTCCCGCCCCATGCCGATCGGCTGGCCGGTGTGGAACACCCGGCTGGTCATCCTGGACGAGCGGCTGCGCCCCGTGGCGCCCGGCATGGGCGGCCACCTGCATCTGGGCGGCGTCCAGTTGGCGCGCGGCTATCTGAACCGGCCCGACCTGACCGAGGCCGCCTTCATCCCCGACCCGCACCATCCGGGCCAGCGCCTGTATCGCACCGGCGACGTGGCGCGCCGGCGCGCCGACGGGGCGGTGGTCTATCTGGGCCGCAGCGACCATCAGGTGAAGATCCGCGGTCTGCGCATCGAACTGGGCGAGATCGAAGCCGCCGTCATCGCCAGCGGCCTGGCGCGCGAAACGGTGGTGCTGGCGCGCGAAGACCGTCCCGGCGAGCGCCGTCTGGTCGCCTATCTGGTCCCGGCCGAGGGCTATGACCCCGCCGCCCTGAAGGCGAAGCTGGCTGCGCGCCTGCCTGACTATATGGTGCCGGCCGCCATCGTGGCGCTGGACGCCCTGCCGACGACCTCCAACGGCAAGCTGGACCGCAAGGCGCTGCCCGCCCCGGTGTTCGAGGCCGCTGCGGGCCGGCCGGCCGAGACGCCGACCGAGAAAGTCATCGCCGAACTGTTCGCCGAGACGCTGGGCCGGGCCGAACCGGCGGGCGCCGACGACGACTTCTTCACCCTGGGCGGCGACTCCCTGCTGGCGGTGCATCTGATGATGCTGATCCGTGAGCGGTTGGGGCGCGATCCGGGGCTGGGCGCCCTGTTCGACCGACCGCGCGTGGCGGAGCTGGCCGCCCTGATCGACGCGGAGGCGCTGGACTTCGACAACGGGCTGGGCGTGCTGATCCGTCTGGCCGACGGCGATCCGGCCCTGGCGCCGCTGTTCCTGATCCACCCGGCGGGGGGGCTGTCGTGGGGCTATCGCACCCTGGCGCGCGCCCTGTCGCCGCGCCGTACGGTGTGGGGCGTGCAGTCGCCCGCGCTGGACCCCGATAACGCTTTGCCGGACGGTATCGAGGCGCTGGCGTCGGTGTATGTCGATCAGATTCTGGCGCTTGGCGCGCCCGGCCCGGTCCATATCGCCGGCTGGTCCGTCGGCGGCATCATCGCCCAGGCGGCGGCGGTCGAGCTGGAGCGGCGCGGGGTCAAGGTCGGCCTGATGGCCATGCTGGATTCCTATCCGGCCGAGTGCTGGCGCGCCGAGCCTGAGCCAGACCCGGTGGACGCCCTGCGCGCGCTTCTGGCCATCGCCGGCTACGACCCGACCCAGTATCCTGAACTGCGCAGCCGCGCGGCCATCCTCGCCTTTTTGAAGGCGGGCGACAGCGCCCTGGGCGGCCTGCCCGAGGCGGCTCTGGACGGGGTCATCCGCGTGGTGATGGACACCAATCGGCTGGTGCGCGAACACCATCACAAGCCTTTCGGAGGCCGCACCACCCACGTCCGCGCGGCTCTGGATCACACGGAGCGCGACCTGACGCCGGGCCTATGGCGCCCCTACGCCGCCGATCTGGACGTGGTCGAGGTTCCCTTCCTGCACCCGCAACTGACCGGCCCGGCGGCGACGGCCCTGATCGCCCCGGCGTTGGACGCCCGCATGACCGCCGCAGAGGATACGACACGATGA
- a CDS encoding 2,3-dihydro-2,3-dihydroxybenzoate dehydrogenase, translating to MRDSGLSGRLALVTGAGGGIGAAVVRLLVEEGARVVATDLPSTALSGLAFLKGVRIEPLDVSDGAAVEALFERIEGEDGPIDLVASVAGVLSNVTVDQTSDAEWRRVFAVNTDGPFHLGREVSRRMGERGKGAFVTVSSNAAGVPRHAMAAYAASKAAATMFTRCLGLELGPKGVRCNIVAPGSTLTPMQTGMWADEDGAARVIAGSPETFKAGIPLQKLATPEDIAEAVVFLLSDRAAHITMTDLYVDGGATLRA from the coding sequence ATGAGAGACAGCGGACTGTCCGGCCGTCTGGCCCTGGTCACGGGCGCGGGCGGCGGCATCGGCGCGGCGGTGGTGCGCCTGCTGGTCGAGGAGGGCGCGCGCGTGGTCGCCACCGACCTGCCGTCCACCGCACTGTCAGGTCTGGCCTTCCTGAAGGGCGTCCGCATCGAGCCGCTGGACGTATCCGACGGCGCGGCGGTCGAGGCCCTGTTCGAGCGCATCGAGGGCGAGGACGGCCCCATCGACCTGGTGGCAAGCGTGGCGGGCGTCCTGTCCAATGTGACGGTGGATCAGACCTCGGACGCCGAATGGCGCCGCGTCTTCGCGGTCAATACGGATGGGCCTTTCCACCTGGGCCGTGAAGTTTCGCGCCGGATGGGCGAGCGAGGCAAGGGGGCCTTCGTCACCGTCAGCTCCAATGCTGCGGGCGTGCCGCGTCATGCGATGGCGGCCTATGCCGCGTCCAAGGCGGCGGCGACCATGTTCACCCGCTGTCTGGGGCTGGAGTTGGGGCCCAAGGGCGTCCGCTGCAACATCGTCGCCCCGGGCTCGACCCTGACGCCGATGCAGACGGGCATGTGGGCGGATGAAGATGGCGCCGCCCGCGTCATCGCCGGCTCGCCCGAGACGTTCAAGGCGGGCATCCCGCTGCAGAAGCTGGCGACGCCCGAAGACATCGCCGAGGCTGTGGTCTTCCTGCTGTCCGACCGCGCCGCCCACATCACCATGACGGATCTCTATGTCGACGGCGGAGCCACGCTGCGGGCCTGA
- a CDS encoding pirin family protein has protein sequence MIELVIDQRRKDLGGFEVGRVLPYAKRRMVGPFVFFDHMGPVDMPAGIPKTVDVRPHPHIGISTLTYLFDGEITHRDSLGVQQDIRPAEVNWMTAGSGVTHSERFERARMEGLRLEGIQAWVALPNGQEEIDPSFQHVVPGDLPTWIENGVKGRLVAGETMGMKAGVSTFSPLHYLHLELEPGARFQTPTDHSESAVYVVQGLVEIDDGRPLGHGQMAVLSKGSPSVIHALQPTTVMVLGGEPVGERFIEWNFVSSSQDRIEQAKADWRAGRMKLPDMDDQEFIPLPPDRTPPPPPMS, from the coding sequence ATGATCGAACTCGTCATCGACCAGCGCCGCAAAGACCTCGGCGGCTTTGAAGTCGGCCGCGTCCTGCCCTACGCCAAGCGCCGCATGGTCGGCCCCTTCGTCTTCTTTGACCATATGGGCCCGGTGGATATGCCTGCGGGCATTCCCAAGACGGTCGACGTCCGTCCGCACCCGCACATCGGCATCTCGACCCTGACCTATCTGTTCGACGGCGAGATCACCCACCGCGACAGCCTGGGCGTCCAGCAGGACATCCGCCCGGCCGAGGTCAACTGGATGACCGCCGGCAGCGGCGTCACCCACTCCGAACGCTTTGAGCGGGCGCGGATGGAGGGTCTGCGTCTTGAAGGCATCCAGGCCTGGGTCGCCCTGCCCAATGGTCAGGAAGAGATCGATCCCTCCTTCCAGCACGTCGTCCCCGGCGACCTGCCGACCTGGATCGAGAACGGCGTCAAAGGCCGTCTGGTCGCGGGCGAGACCATGGGCATGAAGGCGGGCGTCAGCACCTTCTCGCCCCTGCACTACCTGCACCTGGAGCTTGAGCCCGGCGCCCGGTTCCAGACCCCGACCGACCATTCCGAAAGCGCCGTCTACGTCGTTCAGGGGCTGGTCGAGATCGACGACGGCAGGCCCCTGGGCCACGGGCAGATGGCGGTGCTGTCCAAGGGATCGCCATCGGTCATCCACGCCCTGCAGCCGACCACCGTCATGGTGCTGGGCGGCGAGCCGGTGGGAGAGCGTTTCATCGAGTGGAACTTCGTTTCTTCGTCGCAGGACCGGATCGAACAGGCCAAGGCTGACTGGCGCGCCGGGCGCATGAAGCTGCCCGACATGGACGATCAGGAGTTCATCCCCCTGCCGCCCGACCGCACGCCGCCTCCCCCGCCCATGTCCTGA
- a CDS encoding pirin family protein: MKKVLGRYGNERGHWVGDGFPVRSLFSYNAVGKQVSPFLLLDYAGPYNFEPTTERRGVGQHPHRGFETVTIVYDGEVEHRDSTGQGGIIGPGDVQWMTAGGGILHEEFHSPAFSRTGGPFRMVQLWVNLPAKDKMTRPGYQAILNADIPSVALPDNAGTARIIAGAMEGSKGPATTFTPINVWDVRLNRDAETTLDLPEGHTAMVVVLSGHVTVNGDQPAGAAEALLLDRQGDSVTLSADTDTTLLILTGEPIDEPIVGYGPFVMNSEDEIRTAITDFNSGRFGDIPAAA; encoded by the coding sequence ATGAAGAAGGTTCTGGGCCGTTACGGCAACGAACGCGGCCACTGGGTCGGCGACGGCTTCCCCGTCCGTTCGCTGTTTTCCTACAACGCGGTGGGCAAACAGGTCAGCCCCTTCCTGCTGCTCGACTACGCCGGTCCGTACAACTTCGAGCCGACGACCGAGCGGCGCGGCGTGGGCCAGCATCCGCACCGCGGCTTCGAGACCGTGACCATCGTCTATGACGGCGAGGTCGAGCACCGCGACTCGACCGGCCAGGGCGGGATCATCGGCCCCGGCGACGTCCAGTGGATGACGGCGGGCGGCGGCATCCTGCACGAGGAGTTCCATTCCCCGGCCTTCTCGCGCACCGGCGGCCCGTTCCGCATGGTCCAGCTGTGGGTCAACCTGCCCGCCAAGGACAAGATGACCCGCCCCGGCTACCAGGCGATCCTGAACGCCGACATTCCGTCTGTCGCTCTGCCTGACAATGCAGGGACCGCGCGGATCATCGCCGGCGCGATGGAGGGCTCCAAAGGCCCGGCCACCACCTTCACCCCCATCAATGTGTGGGACGTGCGGTTGAACCGGGACGCCGAGACGACGCTGGATCTGCCCGAAGGCCACACGGCCATGGTGGTGGTTCTGTCGGGCCATGTCACCGTCAACGGCGACCAGCCGGCCGGCGCCGCCGAGGCCCTGCTGCTGGACCGCCAAGGCGACAGCGTGACCCTGAGCGCCGATACGGACACGACCCTGCTGATCCTGACCGGAGAGCCGATCGACGAGCCCATCGTCGGCTATGGCCCCTTCGTGATGAACAGCGAGGACGAGATCCGCACCGCCATCACGGACTTCAACAGCGGCCGCTTCGGCGACATCCCCGCCGCAGCGTGA
- a CDS encoding LysR substrate-binding domain-containing protein, translating into MRDLNDLYYFVQVVDHLGFAPAARALGMQKSKLSRRIAALEHQLGTRLIQRSSRRFSVTEIGQAYYQHCLAMLVEAEAAQALIDGARSEPCGTIRVACAPGLLTYQMSGLIVRFMALYPELEVQLHSTSRRVDVIGEGFDLAIRVREPPLEQTDLVMRKLDESVHRLVASPDLIARMGAPTGPADLAGWPSVDFGPAHRDHVWALHHKDGMTASVRHAPRLVTDDLHMLHEGALNGLGVALLPSVAVMRDLEAGRLIDLLPDWRPKKWIVHAVFPSRRGLLPSVRMLLDFLVEGCAEQQIHGERLSSPDMAALAKTKD; encoded by the coding sequence ATGAGAGACCTTAACGACCTCTATTATTTCGTGCAGGTGGTGGACCACCTCGGCTTCGCCCCGGCGGCGCGGGCGCTGGGGATGCAGAAATCCAAGCTCAGCCGCCGCATCGCTGCGCTGGAACACCAGTTGGGCACGCGGCTGATCCAGCGGTCCTCGCGCAGGTTCTCCGTCACCGAGATCGGTCAGGCCTATTACCAGCACTGCCTCGCCATGCTGGTCGAAGCCGAGGCCGCTCAGGCCCTGATCGACGGCGCCCGGTCCGAGCCGTGCGGCACGATCCGCGTCGCCTGCGCGCCCGGCCTGCTGACCTATCAGATGAGCGGGCTGATCGTGCGCTTCATGGCCCTGTATCCCGAGCTAGAGGTGCAGCTTCACAGCACCAGCCGCCGGGTGGACGTCATCGGCGAGGGGTTCGACCTGGCCATCCGCGTTCGCGAGCCGCCGCTGGAGCAGACTGATCTGGTCATGCGCAAACTGGACGAGAGCGTGCATCGCCTGGTCGCCAGTCCGGACCTGATCGCCCGCATGGGAGCGCCGACCGGCCCGGCGGATCTGGCGGGCTGGCCCAGCGTGGATTTCGGCCCGGCGCATCGCGATCATGTATGGGCCCTGCACCATAAGGACGGCATGACGGCGTCGGTGCGCCATGCGCCGCGTCTTGTCACCGACGACCTGCACATGCTGCACGAAGGCGCTCTGAACGGCCTGGGCGTGGCCCTGCTGCCCAGCGTGGCGGTGATGCGCGACCTTGAGGCGGGGCGGCTGATCGACCTGCTGCCGGACTGGCGGCCCAAGAAGTGGATCGTCCACGCGGTCTTCCCGTCCCGGCGTGGGCTGCTGCCTTCGGTGCGCATGCTGCTGGATTTTCTGGTCGAGGGTTGCGCCGAGCAGCAAATTCACGGCGAAAGGCTGTCGTCGCCTGATATGGCGGCGCTAGCGAAGACGAAGGACTGA
- a CDS encoding NADPH-dependent FMN reductase, producing the protein MRLVGLSGSLRAASYNSALLRAAQETAPPDVELIAATIHGIPLYDGDLEAEQGLPDAVVALKDLIADSDGLMLFTPEYNNSIPGPFKNAIDWLSRPSSDIARVFGGRPVAVLGASPGPFGTLMSQAAWLPVLRTLGAAPWFGARVMVTRAGDAFDAEGRLIDADTRRRLTAFVAGFADHCRGLSA; encoded by the coding sequence ATGCGCCTGGTCGGACTGTCGGGCAGCCTGAGGGCGGCCTCCTACAACAGCGCCCTTTTGCGCGCGGCGCAGGAGACGGCCCCGCCGGACGTGGAGCTGATCGCCGCGACCATTCACGGCATCCCTCTTTATGACGGCGACCTGGAGGCTGAGCAGGGTCTGCCCGACGCCGTGGTCGCGCTGAAGGATCTGATCGCCGACAGCGACGGACTGATGCTGTTCACGCCCGAATACAACAACTCCATCCCCGGCCCGTTCAAGAACGCCATCGACTGGCTGAGCCGGCCCAGTTCAGACATCGCACGGGTGTTCGGCGGGCGGCCGGTGGCGGTGCTGGGCGCCTCGCCCGGACCGTTCGGGACGCTGATGAGCCAGGCGGCCTGGCTGCCGGTGCTGCGCACCCTGGGCGCGGCGCCCTGGTTCGGGGCAAGGGTGATGGTCACACGCGCGGGCGACGCCTTCGACGCCGAGGGGCGCCTGATCGACGCAGATACGCGCCGTCGCCTGACCGCCTTCGTCGCCGGTTTCGCTGATCACTGCCGGGGGCTGTCGGCATGA
- a CDS encoding GNAT family N-acetyltransferase — MSGEAFAIVAYRPEHRDAWRTLNEAWLAEGGFAIEAKDRKVLGDPEGQILTPGGRIFFVEQAGQAVGCCALMAMDDGGYEVAKMTIAPFARGQGLSRRLLDACEAAAREAGAHRLYLETSSTLGPALALYDSFGFVRLPPRDTPYVRADVFMEKTLGFSSP; from the coding sequence ATGAGCGGGGAAGCCTTCGCCATCGTCGCCTATCGGCCGGAGCATCGCGACGCCTGGCGGACCCTGAACGAAGCCTGGCTGGCCGAGGGCGGCTTCGCCATCGAAGCCAAGGACCGCAAGGTGCTGGGCGACCCCGAGGGGCAGATCCTGACGCCGGGCGGCCGCATCTTCTTCGTCGAGCAGGCGGGTCAGGCCGTCGGCTGCTGCGCCCTGATGGCGATGGACGACGGCGGCTATGAGGTCGCCAAGATGACTATTGCGCCGTTCGCGCGCGGTCAGGGGCTGTCGCGCCGGCTGCTGGACGCCTGCGAGGCGGCGGCCCGCGAGGCGGGCGCGCATCGTCTCTATCTGGAGACCAGTTCGACGCTCGGCCCGGCGCTGGCGCTTTATGACAGCTTCGGCTTTGTCCGCCTGCCGCCGCGCGACACGCCCTATGTTCGGGCCGACGTCTTCATGGAGAAGACGCTGGGTTTCTCCTCCCCATGA
- a CDS encoding ABC transporter ATP-binding protein produces MTSVIETNGLTKTYGAVRALDGLSLSIPRGGVYGVLGPNGAGKSTLFRILLGLIRPTAGEVRVMGQHAGDPAVTRRMGSMIETPRYPPYLTARQALRWLALAHGMGADAETDRWLDRVGLAEAADRKVRGFSVGMMQRLGVAAALMTRPDLVILDEPTSGMDPPGIQEMRALIRSLADDDGVTVVLASHQLLEVQRVCDRVAILNRGKLAAEGKVSDLTASGERLRLSATPLAKVMAVLGERGSVQDDAVMAAISRAEAPALLRALIEQGVDIDEARWVGADLESVFMTETSSAAGGRP; encoded by the coding sequence ATGACCAGCGTTATCGAAACGAACGGCCTGACCAAGACCTATGGCGCGGTGCGCGCCCTTGACGGCCTCAGTCTCAGCATACCGCGCGGCGGGGTCTATGGGGTGCTGGGGCCCAACGGCGCGGGCAAGTCGACCCTGTTCCGCATCCTGCTGGGCCTGATCCGGCCCACGGCCGGCGAGGTGCGGGTGATGGGCCAGCACGCCGGCGATCCGGCCGTGACCCGGCGCATGGGCTCGATGATCGAGACGCCGCGCTATCCGCCCTATCTAACCGCGCGTCAGGCGCTGCGCTGGCTGGCGCTGGCGCACGGCATGGGCGCTGACGCTGAGACCGACCGCTGGCTGGATCGGGTCGGCCTGGCCGAGGCGGCCGACCGCAAGGTGCGCGGCTTCTCGGTCGGGATGATGCAACGGCTCGGCGTCGCCGCCGCCCTGATGACCCGGCCCGATCTGGTCATCCTGGATGAACCGACCAGCGGCATGGATCCCCCCGGCATTCAGGAGATGCGCGCCTTGATCCGCAGCCTGGCCGACGACGACGGCGTCACCGTCGTTCTGGCCAGCCACCAGCTGCTGGAGGTCCAGCGCGTGTGCGACCGCGTCGCCATTCTGAACCGGGGCAAGCTGGCGGCCGAGGGCAAGGTCAGCGACCTGACCGCCTCGGGCGAGCGCCTGCGCCTGTCCGCCACGCCGCTGGCCAAGGTCATGGCCGTGCTGGGCGAGCGGGGCAGCGTTCAGGACGACGCCGTCATGGCCGCCATTTCCCGCGCCGAGGCCCCTGCCCTGCTGCGCGCCCTGATCGAACAGGGCGTGGACATCGACGAGGCCCGCTGGGTCGGCGCCGATCTGGAAAGCGTCTTCATGACCGAAACCTCTTCCGCCGCAGGAGGCCGCCCATGA
- a CDS encoding ectonucleotide pyrophosphatase/phosphodiesterase, translating into MFDRLFGLARAAVLTLAVAACAATPPVAPVETAQAPNVIMISIDGFRADYLERGATPVLAQLAADGASGPMKPSFPSVTFPNHYTLVTGLHPDHHGIVGNNMVDAELGRFSLGNKQAVTDRRWWDQGEPIWVSAERQGVKTATMFWPGSEADIRGVRPTYWTPFDQSMPGDARVDQVLAWMDLPAAQRPALTTLYFDIVDTMGHNHGPDAPQTLEALRSVDASVGRLVEGLKARGLYDNTMVVVVSDHGMAATSPDRVTVLDDIIDPEAVQIVYSGAVAFLNPVAGREAEVEQALLGSRPHLDCWRKNEIPARFVLGSNPRVSAIVCASEPGWLLATKARPVSKPGGAHGYDNAAPEMQAVFIAHGPGVIAGRRLQNLDSVDVQPFLARLLGVTAPRGDGDPNDTLPVTVR; encoded by the coding sequence ATGTTTGATCGTCTGTTCGGGCTGGCGCGCGCCGCCGTCCTGACGCTGGCCGTCGCCGCCTGCGCCGCCACGCCGCCCGTCGCGCCGGTCGAAACGGCTCAGGCGCCGAACGTCATCATGATCTCCATCGACGGCTTCCGTGCGGACTATCTGGAACGCGGGGCGACGCCGGTGCTGGCGCAACTGGCGGCCGACGGGGCGTCGGGGCCGATGAAGCCGTCCTTCCCCAGCGTGACCTTTCCCAATCACTATACGCTCGTCACCGGCCTGCATCCCGATCACCACGGCATCGTCGGCAACAATATGGTCGACGCTGAACTGGGCCGGTTCTCGCTTGGCAACAAGCAGGCGGTCACCGATCGCCGCTGGTGGGATCAGGGCGAGCCGATCTGGGTCTCGGCCGAGCGGCAGGGCGTGAAGACGGCCACCATGTTCTGGCCGGGCTCCGAGGCCGACATTCGCGGCGTGCGTCCCACCTATTGGACGCCTTTCGACCAGTCGATGCCGGGCGACGCCCGCGTTGATCAGGTGCTGGCCTGGATGGACCTGCCCGCCGCCCAGCGCCCGGCGCTGACCACCCTCTATTTCGATATCGTCGACACCATGGGCCACAATCACGGCCCCGACGCGCCGCAGACGTTGGAAGCGTTGCGTTCGGTCGACGCCTCCGTCGGGCGTCTGGTCGAGGGGCTGAAGGCTCGGGGCCTGTATGACAACACCATGGTGGTGGTGGTGTCGGACCACGGCATGGCGGCGACTTCGCCCGACCGCGTCACCGTGCTGGACGACATTATCGATCCCGAGGCGGTGCAGATCGTCTATTCGGGCGCGGTCGCCTTCCTGAACCCCGTGGCGGGCCGCGAGGCCGAGGTGGAGCAGGCCCTGCTGGGCTCGCGCCCGCATCTGGACTGCTGGCGCAAGAACGAGATTCCGGCGCGCTTCGTCCTTGGCTCCAACCCGCGCGTCTCGGCTATCGTCTGCGCGTCTGAGCCCGGCTGGCTGCTGGCGACCAAGGCGCGGCCGGTGAGCAAGCCCGGCGGCGCCCACGGGTATGATAACGCCGCGCCCGAGATGCAGGCTGTCTTCATCGCCCACGGTCCCGGCGTGATCGCGGGGCGGCGGTTGCAGAACCTGGACAGCGTCGACGTCCAGCCCTTCCTGGCGCGCCTGCTGGGCGTGACCGCGCCGCGCGGCGACGGCGATCCGAACGACACCCTGCCAGTCACGGTGCGCTGA